Within Oleidesulfovibrio alaskensis DSM 16109, the genomic segment ACGGTACTGTCAAATTCCGAGGTAACCCATCCATAATATGTAAGTCCCGTATCCAGCCCGATCCGCTGAATGTAATATTCCGGAATAACGCCGAAGCTCCCGCCGAAGTCCAGCGTGTACCACTCACCGTCATACTCAAAACCTTCAAAGGTGACCTGCGGATTGTTCAAAATAAACACATCGCGGCTCATTCCTTCAAATATGGACTTTTCATAAAAGCTGAAATCAAGTTCGGTGGAAAGCGTTGCAGGCTCACCCGCCACAGGCTCCAGCGCCTGAAGTTCAAGTACGGCTTTCACCGTGCCGGAGACAAGCGCGCTTGTTGTCCATCTGTTGTAGTGCGTCATGGTCATGGCTGCGGCAGGCGCACCGCCTGTGTTCACCACACCGGAAACAGGTGCGTTGAGTTCAATGCGGGACTGAAACAAGGGAAGCAGGCTGGAGCCCCACCAGAGGGTATGGTAGCCGGTCTCGCCGTTCAGATTGACCGGTCCCTTCACCCCGCCGGAGTCTCCGGACTGTGCCCATGTCCAGTCCACAAAACCGGCATCATAAGAATACTGCCAGGAAGTTACCACCCCGGCCGATGCTGACGAAACAAAGATAAGCGTCACAACAAGCACCATTGCAATCCGACAGACAGTTTTCATGATTCACTCCTGTTACCCTGTACTCTAACGCTACCAAGCCTTCGATATAACAGAAGCAATAGCGGTTCCAAATCGACAATACAAAATTAAAACAACATGTTAACATTGGAATCGGCAAAGAACAAAAAAATGTAAAAAAAAACGACACATCTTATAATATAAAATAGCCCTTACATTACAGACTGATAACAAACTGAGAAGATAAAGACAGCTGTCGATTATAATTACACCAGTAAAAATACCTGACACTGCCCTGCCTGTACCCGCAGCAAAAACAAAAAGCCCCCGCCGCAAAAACGGCAGGGGCTTACAGAGCTTGTCTTGGCTGTCTGGTGTCACCGGAGGTACTGGCCGCCCGGTGGCGCCGACAGGAGCACATCCAGACTGGCCTGTAAAACTATTCGAGGGTGATGACAGGGCCGTTGAAGCTTACAGAAACGATTTCGTAATGTATTTTTCCTCTCGGGGCGTCCACCACAACTTCGTCGCCTTCCTCTTTGCCCAGAACAGCTTTGGCAACAGGAGAAAGAACCGAGATGCTGCCTTTCACATAGTCAGTCTCGTCGGGACCCACCAGAGTATACACCCGCATTTCACCGGTTTCGAGGTCTTCCAGCTCTATGGTGGCACCATAGGTCACACGCTCGCCGCCAAGCGTTCTCATATCAATGACATTGAAGCGGGCCATGCGGGATTCGATGTTGCCGATACGCGCTTCAAGCATGCCCTGACGCTCACGGGCGGCATCATAGCCTGCGTTTTCGCTCAGGTCGCCTTCTTCGCGTGCTTCCTTGATGGCCTGAATCACTGCGGGACGTTCCTGCTTCAGCCTTTCAAGATCTCGTTTAACCAGTTCAAAGCCTTCAACTGAAATCGGGATGCTGCTCATGTTTGATTCCTTGACATTTCTCGATAGTTTTTTGCCAACGACAATAAGAAAAAACGCCACGCGGCCCATGGGTCGCGAGGCTGTTCGACACTGTCCGAAACAGGTGTTGGCAACCTGAGGGGTAGAACAGAGTTCACCGGAGGTCAAGCCCCGTTCGCAAAATATTTCCTCTAACAGTAAACCGTTTTTCCTGTTTGCGCAGGCAATTCATGGCTGTTCAGGGCATATGATTCATGTTACGTCACAGCCGTAACCGTCGCTTTTTGCAACACGCCTGCGTGCAGCGGCCCGGAGCCGCGCCGCTGACCTTCCACACATGAGGCAAACCGCCGTGACCGGCCCGGACTCGTTATTGCCGCTTATCAAGCTGGCTGCCGCTTTCATCATCATGCTGCTCGCCATCCGCTTCAGGGTGAATCTGGGACTTTCCATTATCAGCGGCGGTGCCGCCGTAGGGCTGTTTTTCGGTCTGGCTCCTGATATGTGGCTGCCCACGGTATTCACGGGGCTGACCAGCCCGCAGACCCTCATGCTGGCGGCCATAGTGCTGCTTATCCTGCTGCTCAGCGATGTTCTGGAAAAATCAGGCCAGACCCTGCGTCTTATGGATGCGCTGTCCGGCTATCTGAAAAACCCGCGCCTGCGGCTGGTTTTCTTCCCCATGCTTATAGGACTGCTGCCCATGCCGGGCGGTGCTGTTTTTTCGGCCCCCATGATAGGTGCCGTGGCCAGCCGCATGCAGGTTTCAAAAGACACGCTGGCTGCGCTCAACTACTGGTACCGGCATGTATGGGAAACATGGTGGCCGCTGTATCCGGGCATCATTCTGGCGGCATCGCTCTCGGGCATTCCCATAACCACCATCTGCGCCTTCGGTTTGCCGGGCATGGCAATCATGCTGGCCGCAGGATGGTTTTTCATGCTGAGACCGGCGGTACTTTCTCTTCCGCCTGCCACGGTGCAGACAGACAGTACCGTGACGGCAAGCACGCCGAAAGCGGTTCTGCGTCAGGGGCTGCCTTTGCTGGTGGCCATCGGCGGTTCTGTGCTGCTTGAAACGGTACTGGCTTTTTCAGCGCAGGGCATTCCTTTTGAATCAGGCGTCATTGCCGCACTGGCTGCAGGCATACTGACTGCAGCCGTACAGAATAAAGGCAGCGCCGGTATTCTGGCGGCATCGCTGCGCCACAGACATCTGTGGCAGATGGTGCTCGTCATTGCCGCCATATTTGTTTTCAAGGAGATGCTGAACACCACAGGGGCGGTACATCAGCTGGCACAGCTGGCAGGCGGACGCACAGCCCTTACGGTAAGCTGTATTTTCATGCCTTTTATTGTCGGGGCGGTATCGGGCATTACCATGGCCTATGTGGGGGCCACATTTCCTCTTATCGTGTCACTGGCCGTTCAGGCCGGTCTGCAGGATTCTCTGACAGCCTATGTCATGCTGGCCATATTTTCCGGATTCACCGGCATCATGGCAACGCCGCTGCATGTCTGCTTTGTGCTCACGTGCCAGTATTTTCACTGCACCCTGAGCAAAGCGTGGCGCCATGTGGCACTGCCCTGCCTGCTGCTGTTCTGCAGCGGACTTGTATACCATGGCCTGCTGCTTTTATGGCTCAAGCCCTGAACCTCAGCGCCACGAACGCCGCTGCATGCGCCGCAGGATGACTCTGCTTTTGGCTGTGACATAACCGGAATCCGAAACCGGAGAATACCGCCGCGGCGCCGGAAGCACTGATGCCAGACGGGCGCTTTGCGCCGGTGAGAGCGCCGCCGGTTCGACACCGAAAAAATGTCGTGAAGCCGCATTGATTCCGTAGATGCCGTCGCCCCATTCTATGACATTCAGGTAAATTTCCAGTATACGCCGTTTTGACAGCGTGGCTTCAAGCCGCCATGTAAGCAGGGCTTCTTTCAGCTTGCGGCTCAGGGTTCTGTCGGGTGACAGATACAGATTTTTGGCAAGCTGCTGAGAAATGGAGCTGCCCCCCGCGGCAAGCCGCCCCTCCCGCAGGTTGCGCAGAAAAGCCTGACGCATGCCTTCCGTATCAAACCCCTCATGATCCCAGAAGCGGTCATCTTCGGCTATGGTCACAGCCCGTACCAGCCACGGAGAAATCTGCCCCAGAGGTACCCACCGCAGCTTGGGAACCGGACGCTCCGCCAGCGACTCTCTGAACCTCATGTATTCGGTTGCTGCGGGATTTTCTTTTTTCAGCACGGCAACATCCGGCCAGAAAGCGAAACGCAGCACATCGGCGGCCATCACCGGCAGCACCACCAGCGCAGCCAGCACAAACGTTTTCAGCACACGGCGAACTGTCACCCCCGCATCACCCATACACGCTCCTGCATAAAAGGCGTTGCACACGCACACGGCGTAGCGTACTTTCCCTGTAGTATAGCATAGTTTTGAATATACGCCACCATCAGCCATCCGGACGCAAAAAAAAGCCCCGGTTGAGGACGGGGCTTTTCTGCGGCACCTTCGTGACCGGGATTATGACACTCAGGATGCGCGTTGCAGCACCGGAGGAGGATCCGCGCTGCCGGTAATATGGATGACAGGATCGCGTCGGGCTGCGCTGTCCGGACAAGGCGGAAGCGCAGCCGGCACAGTTGCTTCACAATCCGGCTGTCACGCTTTCGTTATATGGCATATCAACACACCAAAGCAACAAAAAAGAAAGTCAAACTTTCATTTTTTTTCATTTTCACACATTCAAGCCCTGTTATAGTTCACAAACGAAAAACAGCGCTTACTTGTGCCGGAAACTAATCATTTTCCGGAAGCCGGCACACGGCTAGTATCATGACAGCACTGCTTCCATTCCAGATGCGGCTATTTTTTATGAAAAAACACTTTTTTCCGGTAATCATGGGGCTGGTCAGCCTCATCGCCTTTGTGGCAGCCATGGCGGGGTTCGATTTCACCACCGCCTCGGAATACGCTGCGCAGTTCAGCCGGCAGCAGGCTCTGCAGGTGCGCGTGGCAACCAACGCCATAGAAGACCAGCTGGACATGATTTCCGCATCCGGCGCATCACTTGCTGGGCATGCCCGCTTTGCCATCGACTACGGTGCCACATATCAGGCAAAGCTGCTCAGCGCGCACATCACAAGACAGCCGAACATCCTTGCCTATGTTCTTATGGATACCCCGCACAGCCTTAAAAGCGTGGAGCTGGCTTCCGTCCCGCTTTCCATGGAAGCCGCGGCATACGCGCAGGAATGGATAACGCAAAACTGGAGCAACGCCCCCGAACAACTGGCCGGCAACCTGCTCAAAGCTCCCCTGCACATCACCCCCGAACACCAGCTTGCAGGACTGCTTTATCCTTTTTCGGACGGCAAAAAGCTGCTGGGCATGTCTGCCACGGTTGTCAGCCTGACACGGATAATCAAGCGGTATGTGGCCGACCTGCATGTGGACAACATAGGGCAAGGCTACCTGCTGGCGGATGACGGCACACTGCTTTTCGACCCTGACAGCAACAACATCGGCAAAAACATATTTACCCATATCTATGAAAACGCACCGGAACGGATGCATGTTTTCCGGGAAGTGCTGGCAGCCAGATCCGGCAGCGGCATCTTTGACTTTCCCGACACGGAAAACAGCAAAGCCCAGCAGATGCTGCTGGCGTGGGACACGGTCGATTTCGCAGGACGCAGGCTCAAGGTCTGT encodes:
- a CDS encoding DUF401 family protein; the encoded protein is MTGPDSLLPLIKLAAAFIIMLLAIRFRVNLGLSIISGGAAVGLFFGLAPDMWLPTVFTGLTSPQTLMLAAIVLLILLLSDVLEKSGQTLRLMDALSGYLKNPRLRLVFFPMLIGLLPMPGGAVFSAPMIGAVASRMQVSKDTLAALNYWYRHVWETWWPLYPGIILAASLSGIPITTICAFGLPGMAIMLAAGWFFMLRPAVLSLPPATVQTDSTVTASTPKAVLRQGLPLLVAIGGSVLLETVLAFSAQGIPFESGVIAALAAGILTAAVQNKGSAGILAASLRHRHLWQMVLVIAAIFVFKEMLNTTGAVHQLAQLAGGRTALTVSCIFMPFIVGAVSGITMAYVGATFPLIVSLAVQAGLQDSLTAYVMLAIFSGFTGIMATPLHVCFVLTCQYFHCTLSKAWRHVALPCLLLFCSGLVYHGLLLLWLKP
- a CDS encoding THxN family PEP-CTERM protein → MKTVCRIAMVLVVTLIFVSSASAGVVTSWQYSYDAGFVDWTWAQSGDSGGVKGPVNLNGETGYHTLWWGSSLLPLFQSRIELNAPVSGVVNTGGAPAAAMTMTHYNRWTTSALVSGTVKAVLELQALEPVAGEPATLSTELDFSFYEKSIFEGMSRDVFILNNPQVTFEGFEYDGEWYTLDFGGSFGVIPEYYIQRIGLDTGLTYYGWVTSEFDSTVVDTSFSISHVMPQPAHAPEPATMGLMGLGMLAMGGYALWQRRKKS
- the greA gene encoding transcription elongation factor GreA, translating into MSSIPISVEGFELVKRDLERLKQERPAVIQAIKEAREEGDLSENAGYDAARERQGMLEARIGNIESRMARFNVIDMRTLGGERVTYGATIELEDLETGEMRVYTLVGPDETDYVKGSISVLSPVAKAVLGKEEGDEVVVDAPRGKIHYEIVSVSFNGPVITLE
- the mtgA gene encoding monofunctional biosynthetic peptidoglycan transglycosylase, which produces MGDAGVTVRRVLKTFVLAALVVLPVMAADVLRFAFWPDVAVLKKENPAATEYMRFRESLAERPVPKLRWVPLGQISPWLVRAVTIAEDDRFWDHEGFDTEGMRQAFLRNLREGRLAAGGSSISQQLAKNLYLSPDRTLSRKLKEALLTWRLEATLSKRRILEIYLNVIEWGDGIYGINAASRHFFGVEPAALSPAQSARLASVLPAPRRYSPVSDSGYVTAKSRVILRRMQRRSWR